In a genomic window of Bemisia tabaci chromosome 1, PGI_BMITA_v3:
- the LOC109033814 gene encoding putative methyltransferase C9orf114 → MKRPGTTKDVGIRRKEYKERKKKRSEKIVGKILNSMAADESSESQTKSGPTIRSNSCDSQIPRMSRTLSIAVPASILDNAQSAELRTYLGGQIARAACIFKVDEIIVFNDVEDSKGESNYDIQQSCYQLARILQYLECPQYLRKTLFPIHQSLQYAGLLNPLDAPHHLRANDESLFREGIVSKCPPKPNVGSYVSVGLPKDVLVDKILEPSLRVTVRLEPNDRGAKLQGKIVSPTTPKEEAGLYWGYTVRVASCLQEVFSNCPYEGAYDLTIGTSDKGDSLYDLNKEHFHQFSHTLVVFGGLLGLEAALKADHNIPVSNIRQLFDHYLNTCPNQGSRTIRTEEAILITLTALTRYLSV, encoded by the exons ATGAAAAGACCTGGTACAACAAAAGATGTCGGGATCCGAAGGAAAGAGTACAAAGAACGTAAGAAGAAAAGGTCAGAAAAAATAGTTGGAAAAATACTGAATTCGATGGCAGCAGATGAAAGTTCAGAATCCCAAACTAAAAGCGGTCCAACAATTAGATCAAACAGCTGTGATTCACAAATTCCGCGGATGAGTAGGACGTTGAGCATTGCTGTTCCAGCCTCTATTCTTGATAATGCCCAATCTGCTGAACTCAGGACTTATCTGGGAGGACAGATCGCCAGAGCTGCTTGCATATTTAAAGTTGATGAG ATCATAGTCTTCAATGATGTGGAGGATTCAAAAGGAGAATCCAATTATGATATCCAACAAAGTTGCTACCAGTTAGCCAGGATTTTGCAGTATCTGGAGTGCCCCCAGTACCTAAGGAAAACTCTTTTTCCGATCCACCAAAGCTTGCAGTATGCCGGTCTTCTGAATCCTCTTGATGCTCCTCACCATTTAAGAGCCAATGATGAATCCCTATTCAG GGAAGGCATTGTATCGAAGTGTCCCCCAAAACCCAATGTTGGATCCTATGTTTCGGTTGGCTTACCAAAAGATGTACTAGTCGATAAAATTCTTGAGCCAAGCCTCAGAGTGACAGTCAGATTGGAACCAAATGATAGAGGTGCAAAACTCCAAGGTAAAATAGTGTCCCCCACTACTCCCAAAGAGGAGGCAGGTTTGTATTGGGGTTACACTGTCAGGGTAGCCTCTTGCCTTCAAGAAGTATTTTCTAACTGTCCATATGAAGGAGCTTATGATCTAACAATCGGAACTAGCGACAAAGGTGATAGTTTATACGATTTGAACAAAGAACATTTTCACCAGTTCAGTCATACTTTAGTGGTATTTGGAGGTCTATTAGGATTAGAAGCAGCATTGAAAGCTGATCATAATATTCCCGTTTCAAATATTCGCCAACTCTTCGATCACTATTTAAACACCTGCCCCAACCAAGGATCTAGAACAATTCGAACAGAAGAGGCTATCTTAATTACTTTAACAGCCTTAACAAGATACTTATCTGTGTAA